A window of the Zeugodacus cucurbitae isolate PBARC_wt_2022May chromosome 4, idZeuCucr1.2, whole genome shotgun sequence genome harbors these coding sequences:
- the LOC105214477 gene encoding uncharacterized protein LOC105214477, with protein sequence MCGIFAIFSKDGQPIAPRVFHGSMHTLREIAYRQSGKQRHRGPDDTGVKVLPDDGVVMIHERLSVICVHSGHQPLVSESGDVLLVANGEIYNYLEQSAEIAKKRGHYKPKSDCNVIVELYEEHGERLLDYITGMFAFVLYDKRTKNILIARDPFGIIPLYIGEDSDGNIWVASEMKCLVEFCPKLELFKPGELRVGQANNLQRKKYFKEQWIEHIPTQEVDLTILRSKLESAVRSHLQCDVPFGALLSGGVDSSLVASIATKLRRESNPKYRLKTFSVGLRNAPDFKAAKLVSDYINSDHTEIVFEIEDALDGIRDIIYHLETYDVTTVRCSLPMLLLARHIKSTGIKMILSGEGADEILGGYLYFFKAPNPVEFHKELVKRVELINVSDCLRANKVTMAKGLELRVPFLDTAFVNYVMSVRPEDKIPGDLNCLDNQQKYRIEKHILRAAFANNYLPNEILWRQKEQFSDGVGYDWIDSIRRVATSHITDEQFDAANVRFPINTPTTKEAYYYRTIFEELFPGAAAAQTVTRWVPRLDWGCPEDPSGRAQAIHQVHQ encoded by the coding sequence atgtgtggCATATTCGCGATATTTTCAAAAGATGGTCAGCCCATAGCACCAAGGGTCTTTCATGGTAGTATGCATACTTTGCGAGAAATTGCCTATCGTCAAAGTGGTAAGCAACGACATCGTGGACCAGATGACACGGGTGTGAAAGTGCTACCGGATGATGGTGTAGTAATGATACATGAACGTCTCTCTGTAATTTGTGTGCATTCAGGGCATCAGCCGTTGGTTTCGGAAAGCGGCGATGTGTTGTTAGTGGCAAACGGTGAAATTTACAACTACCTTGAACAGTCGGCGGAAATAGCAAAGAAGCGTGGACATTACAAACCTAAAAGTGATTGCAATGTCATTGTTGAGCTCTATGAAGAGCATGGCGAGCGATTGTTGGACTATATCACCGGTATGTTTGCATTTGTGCTCTACGACAAACGCACGAAGAATATTCTGATTGCTCGTGACCCTTTTGGCATAATACCGTTATATATTGGTGAGGATTCAGATGGCAATATTTGGGTTGCTTCAGAAATGAAATGCCTAGTTGAATTTTGCCCGAAATTAGAACTTTTCAAACCGGGCGAGCTACGAGTTGGACAGGCTAATAACTTGCagcgtaaaaaatatttcaaggagCAGTGGATTGAGCATATACCAACACAAGAAGTAGATTTGACAATACTTCGCTCAAAATTAGAATCTGCTGTACGTTCCCATCTGCAGTGTGATGTTCCCTTTGGTGCGCTACTCTCAGGCGGCGTCGATTCTAGTCTAGTGGCTTCGATTGCGACAAAATTACGTCGTGAAAGTAATCCTAAATATCGATTGAAAACTTTTTCAGTGGGTCTACGCAATGCTCCTGATTTCAAAGCGGCAAAACTGGTTTCTGATTATATTAACAGTGATCACACAGAAATAGTTTTCGAAATAGAAGATGCTTTAGATGGCATACGTGATATTATCTACCACCTGGAAACATACGACGTGACAACGGTTCGCTGCAGCCTGCCAATGTTGTTACTGGCCCGTCATATTAAAAGCACTGGCATTAAGATGATACTATCTGGCGAAGGTGCCGACGAAATATTGGGTGGTTACTTATACTTTTTCAAAGCTCCAAATCCTGTAGAGTTTCACAAAGAATTAGTGAAGCGAGTCGAACTAATAAATGTATCCGATTGCCTGCGCGCCAATAAAGTCACAATGGCAAAAGGGCTAGAGTTGCGTGTGCCCTTCCTCGACACAGCTTTTGTAAACTATGTGATGTCCGTAAGACCAGAAGACAAGATTCCTGGTGATCTTAACTGCTTAGATAATCAACAAAAATACCGTATTGAAAAACACATTCTGCGCGCTGCCTTTGCCAATAATTACCTACCCAACGAAATATTGTGGCGACAAAAGGAACAGTTTTCCGATGGTGTCGGCTATGACTGGATTGACAGTATTCGTCGCGTGGCGACCTCACATATAACTGATGAACAATTTGATGCAGCTAACGTACGTTTCCCCATTAACACACCAACGACTAAGGAGGCCTATTACTATCGTACAATTTTCGAAGAGTTGTTCCCAGGTGCAGCAGCAGCGCAAACTGTGACACGTTGGGTGCCACGTTTGGATTGGGGATGCCCCGAGGATCCATCTGGTCGTGCTCAAGCTATTCATCAAGTGCATCAGTGA
- the LOC105214463 gene encoding all trans-polyprenyl-diphosphate synthase PDSS2, which yields MWKHVVTETGRHWTTIGKLQMSLKPLAPAATFTFAQQPTVRMLTSTSAAKPTPPKHDWNRAVSEAERIVGYPTSFLSLRWLLSDEIANVALHLRKLVGSNHPLLKTAKHLLYNGKNTMQAWGLIVLLISKAAGHAPSVPDMEQDKSAGVLHSQRALAEVTEMIRISHLVHNSLVNLQPTSEAGKDAATHEDMAFGNKIGLLTGDYLLGHSSAELANLRNQEVVELISSAVRDFSESQFVGERDEQNNPLPTKPGSEPPKTNGTATTESIDFDVNDVMIPMNISQVMGNPEKEWECRNILNAGSLLGKACQGALKLAGQDEEMQRQAYLFGKHLSLAWQACLDAEPFQSSTLPLDTTFSLVSAPVLYHLEYDSSLYKEIEKGKVSVDNIDYTKVHKIILGGPGLEKTKELQRKHTTAAIGVLEKFPPTDARTALENIILAMQDL from the exons ATGTGGAAGCACGTTGTAACAGAAACAGGCAGGCACTGGACCACAATAGGTAAATTACAGATGAGTCTGAAGCCCCTTGCACCTGCAGCAACTTTCACTTTTGCACAACAACCAACTGTTCGCATGCTGACGTCAACGTCAGCAGCAAAGCCAACACCTCCGAAGCACGACTGGAATCGTGCTGTCAGCGAGGCAGAACGTATTGTTGGCTATCCCACTTCATTCCTCAGTCTACGGTGGCTACTTAGCGATGAGATTGCCAATGTCGCCTTGCACCTTCGGAAACTAGTCGGAAGCAATCATCCTTTACTCAAAACGGccaa GCATTTGCTTTATAATGGCAAAAATACAATGCAAGCCTGGGGCTTGATTGTGCTACTGATTTCGAAAGCTGCGGGTCATGCTCCATCTGTGCCGGACATGGAACAAGATAAAAGCGCCGGCGTGTTACACTCCCAACGAGCTTTAGCAGAAGTTACCGAAATGATTAGAATATCCCATTTGGTGCACAAT AGTTTGGTAAATCTACAACCAACATCCGAGGCTGGCAAGGATGCAGCAACTCATGAGGATATGGCTTTTGGAAACAAAATTGGTTTATTGACCGGTGATTACTTACTCGGCCACTCCAGTGCTGAATTAGCCAATTTACGAAATCAAGAAGTAGTCGAATTAATTTCCTCAGCTGTTCGCGATTTTTCCGAATCGCAATTTGTTGGCGAGCGTGATGAACAAAATAATCCACTGCCAACAAAACCTGGATCTGAACCTCCGAAGACAAATGGTACAGCTACAACGGAAAGCATCGATTTTGACGTCAACGATGTGATGATACCAATGAATATCTCGCAAGTTATGGGCAACCCTGAAAAAGAATGGGAATGTCGCAATATATTAAACGCAGGCAGTTTGCTCGGGAAAGCTTGCCAGGGCGCTTTAAAATTGGCTGGGCAAGACGAGGAAATGCAACGGCAAGCGTATCTTTTTGGTAAACATTTATCGTTGGCATGGCAGGCTTGCTTGGATGCTGAGCCATTTCAAAGCTCTACACTTCCTTTAG ATACCACATTCAGTTTGGTAAGTGCGCCGGTACTCTACCATCTGGAATACGATTCTTCATTGTACAAAGAGATAGAAAAGGGTAAAGTCTctgttgacaatattgactACACAAAGGTTCACAAAATAATACTTGGTGGACCAGGTTTGGAAAAGACCAAAGAATTGCAACGTAAACATACTACAGCGGCTATAGGCGTGCTTGAAAAGTTTCCACCTACTGATGCACGTACAGcacttgaaaatattattcttgCAATGCAGGATttataa